The DNA region GAAACACGACGAGTTGCTCCATGACTCTCGTTCCGAGACCCTCGCCTTGATGGTCGGGACGGACGGCCATGTCCACGATCTGGTAGACCGTCCCTCCATCACCGACGACGCGGCCCATCCCGACGGGCGTCTCAGTTCCGTCTCCGTCCACCGCGAACGCGGTCGCTGCGAACAGCGTGTTCGGCAGGCCCCGTTCGGCACCTTCGCGCGAGCGTGGACGCATCCCAGCAGCCTCACGCAGCGACAGATACGTCTCGACCGACGGCACTGTCGCTCGGACCTCGTACTGCATACCGGAGAAGGGTCGCAACCGTCGACTTCAGTTTCGGTTCGTCGCTCAAAGTGAGCGCGAGACGTCGCTTACTCGGCTTCGTCGCTTACTCGGCTTCGTCGCTTACTCGGCTTCCTCGTCGTCGCTCGCCAGCAGGTCGTGCTCGGAGAGGTACGACTCGATTTCCTCGGCGGAGCGCTCGGTGTACTGCTCGCTTTCGACGTCGATGGTCGCGAGGCCGACGCCCTCGGGTTCGAGCCCCTCGTCGTTCGACTCGGCGAGCGCCGAGAGCGCGAGGCCGATACCGCCGTCGAGGCCGGCGTCCTCGGTGTAGTGCTCTTCGAGGTAGTCGCGGATGTCAGCGCGGTCCGCGCCGACCGAGAGCGCCTTCCACTCGTACGGCGTCCCCGAGGGGTCCGTCTCGAAGAGGCGGGGTTCGCCATTCTCGATGCCGCCGACGATGAGCGCGACGCCGAACGGGCGCGCGCCGCCGACCTGCGTGTACTGCTGGATGTGGTCAGTGACCTCCTTCGTCAGCGACTCGATGCCGATGGCCTCGCCGTAGCGGAGGCGGTTGACCTGCGCGCGCTGGCGCGCGAAGTCGATGAGCTGACGCGCGTCGGCGACGTGGCCCGCGGAGGCGATGCCAACGTGTTTGTCGGCTTTGTGGAGTTTCTCGACGCTCGACGGCTCCATCAGCGGTGAGCGACTCCGCTTGTCCGCCGCCAGCACGACGCCGTCGGCCGTTCTGACGCCGACGCTCGCCGTGCCTCGCTTGACCGCCTCGCGCGCGTACTCGACCTGGTACAGACGGCCGTCGGGCGAGAAGATGGTGATGCCGCGGTCGTACGCCTGCTGTTGCGCTTGTCCCTGCATAAGTATCACTCGAAATCGAGTTTCGTCGCGCCGAGAACGCCCGAGGGGAGGCGGACGCACAGTACGTCGTCCCGGACGACCGCCGACCGCTCGGAACCCTCGAACACGACCTGTCTCTTCTCGGAACGTCCGGCCGCGCCGCGTAAATAGCTTTCTTCACAGGCGCGCACGGTACCGGAGACGCCACGGACGCGTATCCCGGTTTCGTCGTCGCCGACGCTGCTCAGACAGGCGAGTGCGGCGCGGGCGTCGTCGACGTGACCGCGTCGGACGCGGACGACGGCCTCGCCGACGCCGTCGCCGAGTTCGAAGCCGTACACCGTGAGGTCGGCGTCGGCGCTCCCGGCGTCGCCCAACAGGTTCTGGGCGGCGTACCAGAGTTCGCGCTGGAAGTCGCCGCGTTCGAACGCGGCGTCGGGCCACGTCTCGATGCCGAGCGCGAGGTAGCGCCAGCGCGGTCGGAGATGTTTCGGGAGATGTTTCATCGGCGGGTTACTCGTCGATTTCCTCGGACTCGCCGACGCCGTCGGAGCCGTCGCCGCCACCGCCGAACCGCTCGGCGACGAGCACGCCCACCTGGTCGTGGACGCGTTCGACGGCCGTCAGCGCGAAGCCGGCACTAGTGAGGCAGTCGACGAGATGGCCGACCGTCGACGGGTCGTCGACCTCGGGGCTGTAGAACGGGTCTTCCGGATTGGGTTCGCCGAAGAACATCACGTCGCCGAGGACGAACTTCCGGGGTTCGAGGCCGGCGATGACCTCGACGGCCTCGTGTTTCTCCTCGTCGGAGAGATGGTGCATCGCGAAGTTCGAGACGACCACATCTACGTGGCCGTCGTAGCCGGGTTCGCGGAACGACCCGTGGCCGAACTCGACGTTTTCTACCCCCTGTTCCGCTGCTTTCGTTCGCGCCTGCTCCATCATCCCCTCGCTGATGTCGCGGCCGACGACCCGTTTCGCCTTGGGGGCGAGCGCCAGCGCGATCGCGCCGGTTCCAGTACCTAAGTCGAGCACGACGTCGTCGGGACTTGGGTCGGCGTGGTCGACGACGAGCGACGCGCAGGCTCTGTACTCGTCGGAGTCCTGGCTCTCGTCGTAGTCGGCGGCGATCTTCGAGAAGCGCGCGGCGTGTTCCTCAACCGTCTTCTTCATACCTGCCCCGTTTGACCCCCGGGGCTATGAACGACTCGGACGTTCGCTCGCGGTTTCGCGCCGCGAGGCGACCCCACTCGCGGAGGCCCGACTCTATCTGTTCGGCCGAAAACCCGACCTGCTCGCCGACGGCGACGAGTTCCCGCGGCGCGCGGAGTTGGAGGTGCGAGGTGGGGTTCGCGCTGACGACGAACGGCACGTCGTAGTACTCGACGAGTTCGCGGAGTGTGCGCATCGACTTGAGTGCCTGTACGCGCCGACCGCCGTCGGCGCGGAGCACCCGCCGAAAGTCGAACTCGACGCGGACGCCGTTTCGCTTCGCGGACTTGGCGAGCACGTGGTTGAAGTCGCCGCCGGCCATCGGCCGCGACAGCACGTCGATTCGCTCCGCTTCGGTGGCGAAGCGGTTGAGTTTGTCGTCGCCGCCGCGGAGGACGAGGAGCGTGGTTTTCGGTCGGAAGTTGCCGATTGCGCCGCTGGCCTGCTCGGGGGTCGTAGCGACGACTTCGACGGCGTCGACGACATCGACGTTGTAGCGGTCGCTCGCGCGTTCGCAGGCGTCGAGGTCGGGTGCGCCCTGGAAGCGGACGGCGACGCCCTCGAAGCCGTAGTCGGCCGCCGTGCGGGCGAAACGCGAGGGGGTGCTGTCGCCGTCGGGGTGCGCGTGGACCGCTTCGTACATCTTGGTCTGTCTGGTTTTCTTCTCGTGTGGGGGCTTGTCGGTTTCGGGATTTTCCGTGGGTTCGGATGATCCACCTCGTGCGGTCGGTGATTCGCTGAATCGGTCGACTCCGACTGCCGAGCGCACCGAGAGAACACACCGCCACCGCCCACCTCGAGCCTCCCCAGCCTCGTCGGGCGCATGAACGCGCCCGACTCCCTCGCGCGGTGGTCGCGCCACCGAGGGCGCTCCCGCCGCGCGCCACTATAAAATCCGCTTTCTACTCGAACCGACTCGGATTCTTCGTCGCCTCCGCCACCCGAACCGCCGCGACGTTCTCGGGCACGTCGTGGACGCGGACGATGTCCGCACCGCGTTCGACGGCCAGCGCGGTCCCGGCGATAGTCGCTTCGAGGTTGTCGCCCGCCTCCTGCCCGACGAGTTCGAACATCGACTTGTGCGAGTGCCCGACGAGAATCGGACAGCCGAGCGCCTCGAACTCCGGGAGTCGAGAGAGGAGCTCGAAGTTCTCGGGCTTCGATTTCCCGAAGCCGAGGCCGGGGTCGACGATGACGCGCTCTCGCGGGATGCCCGCCTTCTCGGCCAAGAGAATGCGCTCGTTCAGTTCCTCGACGACGTCCTCGACCACGTCGTCGTAGTCGATCTCCTTGCCCGGAACCACCGGTGCGTCGATGCTGTGCATGACGATGACCGGCACCTCGCGCTCGGCGGCGAGAAATCGCATCTCGGGGTCTTCGAGGCCGGTCACGTCGTTGAGGATGTCGGCTCCGGCGTCGAGCGCTGCTCGGCCGACCGCGGCTCTCCGGGTGTCGACGGAGATAGCGACATCGAGGTCCGAGACGGCCTCGATGACCGGCACGACGCGCCGAATCTCGTCTTCGATCGACACCGGGTCCGCGCCGGGGCGGGTGCTCTCGCCCCCGACGTCGATAATCTCCGCGCCGGCGTCGACCATCGCCTGCGCCTGTTCGATGGCAGCGTCGGCGTCGAAGAACTCGCCGCCGTCGTGAAAGGAGTCGGGCGTCACGTTCAGGATGCCCATCACCGACGCGCCCTCGTCCCACGGATACTGCTCGGTCGGTTCGCCGTCGTCGAGGCCGAGACGCCCGCGGAGGTCGGCGACGACGTCCGAGAGGCCGTACGGGTGACCCTCGAGCGAGTCGAGCAGTCGATCGAACTGCGCGAGCGTCCCCGAGAGAACGACGTCGTGCAGTTCGCCGTCGCTGTCGAGACCGGCGGCGACGCACTCGCCGCCGAAACGAGCCATCTCGGTTTCGAACACGCGCGCCTGCCGCCTCTCGACCTGCGTCTTCACGACGCGGTGAACCATCTCGTCTTCGGCGGCGTCGACGGCTTCGGTCGTCCCCCCTGCACGCTCCAGTACTTCGCGGGCGTCCGTCGGCGAATCGACCGCTTTCGGAATCCCCAGTCGGGTCCACCGCCGCCGCGCCTCGGCGACACAGAACAGAGAGCCGGTGAGAAGTACGCAGTCGTCGGGACCGGCCCGGTCGAGGGCGCTCGACAACGCGGCGGATACCGACCCGATACTGTCGACCGAGTCGACGCCCGCCCGCTCGAACACGCGGGCGAGGATTTCGGGGTCTTCGGCCCGACTGAGGTTCGGCCTGCACGTCGTCACCGAGTCGGGCGTCGGCAGCGCCGCGGCCATCTCGCGGTGGTCCTTGTCGTGCATCGCGCCGAAGACCAGATGCAGGTCGTCGTAGTCGAACTCCGAGAGTACGGCCGCGAGAACCTCGAACGCCCCCGGGTTGTGCGCACCGTCGAGGACGACCATCGGCTCTCGCTGCATGACCTCGAATCTGCCCGGCCAGTGGGCGTTACGGAGGCCGCGGGCGACCGTCTCGGTGTCGAGTTCGACGCCGGTCTCGGCGGCGGCCTGTCGTGCGAGTGCGACGGCGACGCCCGCGTTCTTCGCCTGATACGCGCCGAGCATCGGCAAGCGGGCTTCGACCGCGAACGCGCCCGAATCAACCGAGACGCTGACCACGGACTCGGTGTGGTTGACGCGACCCTCGTAGTTGACGCGGAGGTCGGGGTTTTCGGGGGCGTCGGGGTCGCTCGGGTCCGCGACGGTGACGACGTCGCCGGCCTGCGCGCGGACGGCGTCGAGCGCGTCGCTCGTCGCGGCGGTGACGAGCGGTCGGTCGGCGGGGGCGACGTACGCTTTCGTCGTCGCAATCTCTTCTATGGTGTCGCCGAGCACGTCGGTGTGTTCGAGCGTGACGTTCGTGACGGCGCTGGCGACGGGGTCGACGACGCTCGTCGCGTCGAGTTCGCCGCCCATCCCCACCTCCAGGACGGCGACGTCGACGTCGCTGCGGCCGAAGTACCAGAGACCGAGCGCGGTGACCGTCTCGAAGAAGGTGAGCGGTTCGCCGGCGGCCGCACGGTCGACGAGGTACGGTTTGGCCTCGGCGACGAACTCGCAGAGCGCGGATTCGGTCATCTTGCGGCCGTCGACGCGGACGCGTTCGCGGAGGCTGTCGAAGTGCGGCGAGGTGTAGAGGCCGACGCTGCATCCCGCTTCCCGAAGCGTCGACTCCACCATCCGCGCGGTGCTGCCCTTTCCGTTCGACCCCGCGACCTGGACGAATCGGACGTTCTCGTGGGGGTCGCCGAGGTGGTCGAGCAGCGCCCGAACCGACTCGGTCCCCGGCTTCACCTGAAAGCGGCGGAGGTCGAAGAGAAAGTTCGCCGCCTCGTAATACTCCATGCATCGTCCGAGTTTGCGACTCCGCTTAGGCCTATCGGACCGTCTACTGCGGTTTTCTCGTGATCGGCGGCGACCGGTACACACGCGTTCGGCGGCGACGACGGAGCCACAAAACGGCGACTCAGAGACGACTTCGTCGCCGAAACCGAGCCGCCCCTTGTCAATACTGGCAGCCGAGATTTCAGTCCGAGACCACTATCTCCGGTCCCGACTTTCATGAGTTACGTGCTGTTTTCCGCGCTCGATAGTGGCGTGGCAGCGACGTTCGCCGACTGGTCTCCGCCGGCGCAAACCGTCGCTATCGGCGTCGCGTTCTTCGCCGTCTTCTTCCTCGTGAACCGAACGAAACCGACAGTCGAGGCGCGCTACGACGCAGATATCGCGGAGATGGTGACGGTGACGTTTCTGGTCGCCGACCTCGCGGCGGCGGTGCTGGCGCTGGCGACCGTCTGGAACCTCGTCGTCGTCTTCGACGTGCTCGCGCAGGCGGTTCTCGTCGACCGCTGGACGGCAGTCAGACAGGTCGTGAGCGTGGCGGTGCTCGCGGGGGCGTATCTCGTCGTCCGGTTGGTCAACCGCTCTATCGACCGCCTGGCGGCCGCCGGCGCGCTGACGAAACACCAGAGCGAGGTCGCCTACCACGTCACCGACGTCGGCATCTTCGCGCTCGCTATCGCGGTGCTTCTCTACCTCTGGGGCATCGAACTCGGCAACCTGTTCATCGGTGCAGGCGTCGCCAGCGCCGTCGTCGGCCTCGCCGCCCGCGAGACGCTCGCGGCGATCATCGCGGGGTTCGTCCTCTTGCTCTCGCGGCCGTTCCGTGCGGGCGACTGGGTCGAAGTCGACGGTCAGTCCGGAGTCGTCGAGGACGTGACGATCATCAACACCAAACTGCGGACGTACAGCGACGAACACCTGCTCATCCCGAACGACCACATCACGAGCAATCGGCTGATGAACTACTCGCGTAGTGATAGACTCCGCATCGAACTAGAGGTCGGCGTCGACTACGAGACGGACCTCTCTCACGCGCGGGAGGTCGCGGAGTCGGCGATGGCGGAGGTCGACCTCGTCCGCGACGTCCCCTCGCCGCGGGCGATTCCACAGGAGTTCGGCGAGTCGTCGATACAGCTCGAACTCCGCTTCTGGATCGGTGACCCGACGATGCGGCGACTCTGGAAGGCGAAGGGCTCGGTCATCGAGTCGGTCAAGACCGCCTACGAGCGAGAGGACATCTCGATTCCGTTCCCGCAGCGGGTTCACTCGCGACGCGACGACGCGCGGATGACTCCCTCGGAAATCGCCGCCAGAAGCGACGATTGACCCGCGCGGCGGCGAGCGGACCGCCGGGGCGCTAAAAGCAGCCTGAACTAACAAGCCCATCTGGGTTGCCGCTGCGTCGACAACGTCGATATGAGATGCTCGGTACCGTAACTGTCGGTAGAAAGGCGGCGAAGTACGGTTACAAAAAGTACGGCGTCCCGGGCGCTGTCGTCGCCGGCGGTGCAGCCGTCGGCGGCGTCTACGTCGCCAGAAAGACGTTCAAGTCGAAGTTCGGCGGCGATGCCAAAAGCCTCGACGAGACGACGGTCGTCGAGACACAAACGGATGTCGACGCCGCCGACCCCTCGGAGACCGAGGCGGACGAACGTGAGGACGTCGACAGACACGAGGACGTCGACGAAACCGAGGTCGACGACTCTCGCGACACCGACGCGGACGCGGATTCGGATACGGACGACGAGGCGTAGAGAGGACGAACCCGCTGGATTCGGCCGAATCGGTCGCTCTCCGAGGACGACTTCGCGACCGACGACCTCGCGGACCTCGACGATTACTTTCTGCTGTCGCCCTCCGGCATCCCGCCGGAGTCGTTCGAAGACCTCTCCCTCCCGGTCGTCCATCTCGACCAGCGACTCAGTCTGACGCTGCTCCGACAGGCGCTCAACGAGGTGGAGACGCTGGACATCGACGCCGAGACGAAGAAACGGACGAGAGAGCTGCTGCACTCGCTCGGGGAGTGTTTCCCGAACCACAGCCTCCGCAACGACGAAAGCTAGCTTCGACGGCCGAAACCGCACGAGAGCGACTACTCAGGTCGCGGCCGTTCCGCTTCTCGCCGCGCGGTCCGGTCGGTGTCGAGCACGAGTCCGAGCGTCAGGAAGACACTCCCGAGTGCCAGCCACACAGGGGTCGACCCCGTGTCGCCGCCGACACCCATGTAGGCCCCGATTGTCAGGAACGCCACGCCGACAACGAAGAACGCAACGTGCATGGTAGCATGTCTCACGGGGACGTGATAAAGCTACGCACGAGAATCACACGCTGATTGATACGTCGGGGAGAGGTGCCATCGACGCCGCGGGAGACGGGCCGAGGCGCGTTCCTCGCCTTCGTTCGTCTTTCGAGCGTTAGACGCTCCTTCGCTGACGCTCAGTCGTGTCTGAAACACCGCCGCCCGGTGAACACCATCACCATGTCGTGCTCGTCGGCGGCCGCGACGACGTCGTCGTCGTTGACGGAGCCACCGGGCTGAATCACGGCGTCGATACCCGCTTCGGCGGCTTCCTCGACACCGTCGGGGAATGGGAAGAACGCGTCCGACGCCATCACCGCGCCCTCGGCGGATTTGCCTTCGGCGTGCTCCTCGGCTTTCATCGCCGCCAGTCGGACGGCGTCGACGCGGCTCACCTGCCCCATGCCGACGCCGACCGTCTCCGTCCCGTCGGCGAAGAGGATGCCGTTCGATTTGACGTGCTTCAGCACCTTCCACGCGAACAGCATCGTCTCCAGTTGCTCGTCGGTGGGTTCGCGCTCGGTGACGACTTCGAGGTCGTCGACCGTCGGACTCCACAGGTCGCGCTCCTGGACGAGTCGTCCCCCGACGATGGGTTTCTCGGTGAAGCGCTCAGAGATCTCGCCGAGCTCGGACCGGGCGGACTCGCCCGTCCGCCCGTCCCCGCGACCCACGTCCAACACTCGAAGGTTCTTCTTCCCGGTCAGCACCGAGAGTGCGTCGTCGGTGTACCCCGGCGCGACGACGACCTCTTTGAACGAATCGACGACGAGTTCGGCCGTCTCGGCGTCGCACTCGCGGTTGAGCGCGACAATCCCTCCAAAAGCGCTCATGGGGTCCGTCGAGAGCGCGCGCTCGTACGCCTCCGAGAGCGTGTCGGCGGTCGCACAGCCAGCGGGGTTGGTGTGTTTGATGACCGCGGCAGCGGGGTCGTCGAACTCCTTGATGAGGCTGAGCGCGCCGTCGGCGTCGTTGTAGTTGTTGTACGACAGCGCCTTCGCGCCCTCGTTCAACTGCGGCGCGCTGACGACGTTGGCCTCCTCGCAGGCGTCGTCGACGTAGACGGCGGCGTCCTGATGCGGGTTCTCGCCGTAGCGAAGCGTGTCGCCGCGGCGCTCGGAGACGACGCGGCGAGACGGGAGGTCGCCGCCCTCGTCGCCCTCGACGGAGACGCGGCCAGTCTCGGCATCGACGGTCACGCGGTCCTCGGCGAACAGGCGGACGGCCCGGGGATAGGCCGCGAACTCGGCGTCGTAGAGCACGCGCTCTTTCAGCGACGCCGCGTCGTCGTCCTCGAAGACGGGGACCGCCTCCTGCGTGACGATGGGGCCGGCGTCGACCTCCTCGGTGACGACGTGGACCGTGCATCCGGTCGTGCGGACGCCCGAATCGAGAACCTGCTCGTGGGCGTCGTTGCCGGGGAACGCAGGGAGCAAGGAGGGATGGACGTTCAGCGTCGTCGGCGCGGCGTCGAGGAACTCGGTCGTGAGTACGCGCATGTAGCCGTCGAGGCAGACGAGGTCGAACTCGTAGTCGTCGAGGGCATCGAGGATGCGACGTTCGTGGGACTCGCGGGATTCGCCCTCGTCGCGTTCGACGCTCTCGGTCGGGATGCCGCGCTCGGCGGCCGCGTCGAGCACCGGGGCGTCGTCGTGGTTCGACAGCACGACGGCCAACTCGGCCCCGCCGGGCGCTGTATCGGCGATGTGTCGAAGGTTCCGTCCGCGATTGCTCGCCAAACCCGCAATCCGTAGCATACGAGAGAAGCCCACCGCCGTGGGAAAAACAGTTGCGGTCTGCCGAGCGCGGGTATCCAAATACGTGTATAGATTTTCGCGTATTCGAGCTCTCGAACCGGCACAGTATGCACAGAAATGGGTTGCACTCATCGACACGCTTTTGCCGCGCCCGCGGACACTCCCGGGTATGACAGACCTCTCTCGGAACGACCCGCTGTCGACCGTCTCGCCGGTCGACGGGCGGTACGCGCGCCGAACCGCGCCGCTGGTCCCGTACGCCAGCGAGTCGGCGTTGATGCGCGCTCGCGTCCGCGTCGAAGCCGAATACCTCGTCGCGCTCGCCGACCTCGACGCGACGCCGCTGACGCTCAGCGAAGCGGAACGCGTCGCCCTCCGCGACTGCTACGAGTCGTTCGACGGCGACGACGCACGCCTCGTCAAGCGCCTCGAAACCGAGGGCACCGAGGAGTACTCGGCGACGAACCACGACGTAAAGGCCGTCGAGTACTTCCTGCGCGTTCGACTCGGCGAATCCTCTGACGTCGACGGCGCGGAACGGCTCCACCCGTGGATTCACTTCGGCCTGACGAGCGAGGACGTGAACAACCTCGCCCACCGCCTGCTCGTCGAACCCGCCGTCGAGGACGTGTTGCTCCCGGCGCTCGCGGACGTGCGCGACGAACTCGCGTCGCTGGCGCGCGAGCACCGTGCGACGCCGATGCTCGCGCGGACGCACGGCCAACCCGCGACGCCGACGACGTTCGGCAAGGAGATGGCCGTCGTCGCCGCGCGCCTCGGTCGGCAGATGGGCCGCATCCGAGAGGCGAGCGACGCGCTCTCGGGCAAGTTGGCGGGCGCGTCGGGCACCTACGCCGCCCACGTCGCCGCCTATCCGGACGTCGACTGGCGCGCGTTCTCGAAGTCGTTCGTCGAGTCGCTCGGCCTCCGCCACACGGCGCTGACGACGCAGGTCAACCCCTGCGACGACCTTTCTACCCTTTTCGACGCGCTCCGCGGCGCGAACAACGTGCTTCTGGACCTGGACCGCGACGTCTGGCTCTACGTCTCGGACCGCTACCTCGGCCAGCGAACTGTCGAGGGAGAGACGGGATCGTCGACGATGCCGCATAAGGTCAACCCCATCGACTTCGAGAACAGCGAAGGAAATCTCTCGAAGGCCAACTCCGACCTGACGTTCCTCGCCGACTACATCACCACTTCGCGTCTCCAGCGCGACCTCTCGGACTCGACCGTGAAGCGCAACATCGGCGCGGCGTTCGCACACTGTCTCATCGGCTACGGGAAGACCGAGACCGGATTAGGCAAGGTCGTCCCGAACGAGCACGTGATGCGTGAGGAACTGGAGGCGACCCCCGAGATCATCGGCGAGGCGGTCCAGACCATCCTCCGGCGCGAGGGCGACACCGAGGCGTACGAACGCGTGAAGGAACTCACCCGCGGCCGCGACGTGACCATCGAAGACTTCCGCGACCTGTTCGACGACCTCGACGTCTCTCCCGAGGTTCGCGAGGAACTGCGCTCGCTCTCGCCGATGGGTTACACGGGCGTCGCAGACGAGTTAGTCGACGAACTGGACCGATAAGACGAGCGCTGAGCGCGGTCGTCGGGTGGTCCATCTCTCGCACCACCGAGAAGATACTTATCCTGTCACGAGAGACGACAGATATGGTCTCCGACCACAGCCCATCCAGCGAACAGTCCTACGACGGCTGCGAGAAGTGCGGCCACGACGAAGCGACCACGGACACGATCTCGACGACCGGAAGCGGGTTCTCGAAGTTCTTCGACGTGCAGAACCGGCAGTTCACCGTCGTCTCGTGTACGAACTGCGGCTACTCGGAACTCTACAAGGGACAGTCGAGCGGCGACGTCGTCGACATCTTCCTCGGTTGAGACGATAGACTCACTCGGTACGGATGTCGATTTTTCGGCCGCTGAGACGTTCAGTTCGGTTGTAAACCGATGGCACTTGGAGGGCTATCCCTTGACTTGGACCTCCACGAACGAGTCGTTTCCACACACGCGACACGTCTGCGGGGCTTGATACCGTGCGTACACGACCGAGCACTCCTCACACGCGTGGAGCGGCCGACCGAGCTGACTGTATTGGTCCGACACAGTACAGAGTACGGTCCAATTAGGCAAAAACACTCTCGTCGAAGACCCGTAGAACCGGTGGAGAATTGAATATAAACGCGGAGTTCTATTCGGTGCGATAGTCGGTGCGTATCCAGCGAGTTCGTTCAAATTGGCTCGTCAGAACCACCCCGGAACTGTCGATAGCGGCCCAACAAACGCTTATCTCTCTCGCTCTCCTCTGCGGAGAGAGCCCATGGGAATTTTCAACGAGCTAGGACGACAGGTCGAGCAGTTCAAACAGAGCGTGGAGAAGACGGCTGAGGAAAACGCAGCGTACCAGTGTCGAGAGTGCGACGCACGGTTCCACACGCATCACGACCAGTGCCCGGAGTGCGGGGCGGAACGGGTCGAATCGACGACGACCGAGGAATGAGTAACTGCGCTCTCGAACGCCCGCTATCCGTCCTCACCCACTAGCGACCGCAGCGCCTCCGTCACCGCGTCTGCGGCCGCCCGAACCTCACTCACCCGAACGTACTCGCGGTCGGCGTGCGCCACCGACCCATCGTCGTCGGCCAACACGCCCGGTCCGAAGACGACCGTCGGCGCGGGCGAGAAGTACGACGCCTCCGTCGCGGCCGTGAAGGGGCGAACTCCTCGCCCAGCGGCGTCGGCGAGCGTCCGCACGAGTTCGTGGTCGGGGTCGGTCGAGAACGCCTCCAGAAACGGTGTCTCCCGGTCGGTGAGCGCGAACTCGACGCCCACGTCGTCGGGGACGTGCGCTCGGACGTGCGCTTCGAGCGCCTCCCGGAACTCGTCGGCCGTCTCCGGGGGGACGCTGCGGCGGTCGACGGTGAGCGAACAGTCGGCGGGCACCTGGTTCGTCGCCTCGCCGCCGGAGATGACCGTCGGCGTCAACGAGGGCGCGCCGAGTTGCTCGTGCGTCCGCGGCGCGGCGTCGACGACTTCGTCGTACGTCCGAATCGCTTCGAGCGCCCCCTCCGCGGCGGCGACGGCGTTCACTCCCGACTGGGATTCGGCGGCGTGGGCGTTCTCGCCCGACAGTCGAATCGTTCCCTCGAATCGACCTTTCGCGGCCGTACAGACGTCCAACCCGGTCGGTTCGCCGACGATGTAGAGGTCGGCGCCGAGGTCGAGCGCGTACGCGCCCGTCGACAGCGTCTCCTCGTCGGGTGTGATCGCGAGCGTCAGTTTACCGTCGGCGTCGCCGCCGGGGGCGACGGCGAAGAATCCGGCGAGCAACGCCGCGAGCGGGCCTTTCGCGTCGCACGACCCCCGCCCGCGAATCACCTCGTCGTCGCCGCTGCCCTCGCGCTCGTATCCGACGTGCGGCGAGACGGTGTCGATGTGCGTGTTGAGCACGACGTGGGGCGACCCTTCGCCGCGAGAAGCGAGGGTGTTCCCGGCGTCGTCGACCGTCGCGTCGATACCCTGTTTCTCGACGGTCTCGACGAGCAGCTCGCGCATCGCCGTCACGTCCTCGTGGGACTCGACGCGGACCGCCCGGTCGAGAAAGTCGACGGGGTCGAAGCTATCGCCGCTCACTGCTCCGGAAGCGCGGCGAGTCGGCCCTCGTACTCCGCCTCGACGGGGCCGCGGAGCGTCGCGCTGCCGCGGTCGGGCACCGTGATTTCGAGGTCGCCGCCCGGCGGCGAGACGCGAATCGGGTCGTCGCCGTCGACGAGTCCGAGGCGCTTGGCCGCGGCGACGATGGCAACCGCGCCCGTCCCACAGGAGCGCGTCTCGCCCTCGACGCCGCGCTCGAAGGTGCGCTGGCTGAAGCTACCGTCGTCGTCGCGGGAGCCGAGCGTGACGTTCGCGCCCTCAGGGAAGGTGTCGGCGTGGCGAACCGCGGGTGCGACCGCTTCGAGGTCTACTGCATCGACATCGTCGACGAACGCGACGGCGTGGGGGACGCCCGTGTTCACGGCGGTGACTTCGAGACCCTCGACCGTCTCGGTGACGAGTTCGCCGTCGTGGTCGGCCGACAGCGGCACATCTCGCGGTTCGAACGTCGGGATACCCATCTCGACGGTGATATCGAGGGATTCGTCGGCGTCGCCGCTCGCGTCGCTGCG from Haloprofundus halobius includes:
- the dapF gene encoding diaminopimelate epimerase, which codes for MSPALDHTVSFEKYHGTGNDFVVVDAADSVPYRGAFAEAYCDREAGVADESGVHDRHGADGVLFLALEDRFHPPRIVMTLVQPDGSVAAMCGNGARCAAAWAAARTDASEFMIDTQSGTKRAVVRSDASGDADESLDITVEMGIPTFEPRDVPLSADHDGELVTETVEGLEVTAVNTGVPHAVAFVDDVDAVDLEAVAPAVRHADTFPEGANVTLGSRDDDGSFSQRTFERGVEGETRSCGTGAVAIVAAAKRLGLVDGDDPIRVSPPGGDLEITVPDRGSATLRGPVEAEYEGRLAALPEQ